The proteins below come from a single Chryseobacterium bernardetii genomic window:
- a CDS encoding SusC/RagA family TonB-linked outer membrane protein, with the protein MNVRISRNLGVIAVLYFTANFSGQTKKDTLSKENKIDEIVVIGYGTQKKSNVTGAIASVRAKDIEDIPSGKPEQVLQGRAAGVSVVTNSGQPGSAATVRVRGVTSFGAGSNDPLWVVDGIVVDNIAWLNQSDIENIEILKDGASAAIYGVSAAKGVILVTTKKGKKGKMNLTYNGFYGVGSASKKLDLLNASQYGTIINEALTNAGKAPRFTNPQSFGAGTDWQDIVFNTAERKSHEFSISGGNDRSTFYSSFGYYEQDGIVLKDISNYKRMNVRLNSTHKVFDFLTIGQTFSYTHQKTKGVNANDEFGGPLSSAINLDPVTPVVVTDPALLNTSPYNNAGISPYLIRDAFGNPYGVSTIVENEMTNPLAFRQTQRGRYNWSDDFVANIFAELKFLQHFTFKTTLNGKLSYWGKEQFTPKFYLNTNSRNTVFNSFLRESNRKLEWNTENTLTYQNKWGNHNLSVLIGQGAYFYNIGSGNNTTYINLPVNTWEDASFNFDVPQENRSTSAYDGVETHKASYFARVIYDYEDKYLFTGTIRRDGSSKFAKNRHWGNFPAFSLGWNISNENFWPENKVVNTLKFRGGYGVLGNDAIENFRFANFLKSGSNYTYGDNNIIIGYAPTTLENPDLRWEETSQLNIAADLKFLNDFTLTVDWFKKKTTDILRQVDIPGYVGAPDRPWRNVGDMNNTGVEVNLGYKKTWSDFGISVNGNFSYLKNEVTRLEDDKIYENFASFQSMGPVTRFQVGSPYGAFYGYQNLGIFQTQSEIDAYRNASGGLIQPNAKPGDFKRLDANGDGRINQDDYEYLGSSVPKFTYGLTLNLNYKNVDLMVFLQGQGGNKIFQGLRRLDLFYSNYQTTILDRWTGPGTSNTVARLDADDKNENYTKMSDYYLQKGDFMRIKLVQLGYTLPGDISKRFGASKVRFYVTGENLFTFTKYTGYDPEIAVNDSYGIDRAYYPQARTFIFGANIQF; encoded by the coding sequence ATGAATGTAAGAATATCGAGAAATTTGGGAGTGATTGCCGTCCTCTATTTTACGGCTAACTTCAGTGGCCAGACGAAAAAGGACACGCTTTCTAAAGAAAACAAAATAGATGAGATTGTAGTGATTGGTTACGGGACTCAGAAGAAGAGTAATGTAACGGGAGCTATAGCAAGTGTAAGAGCAAAGGATATTGAGGATATTCCCTCAGGTAAGCCGGAGCAAGTGTTACAAGGTAGGGCAGCCGGTGTTTCTGTAGTTACTAATTCCGGACAGCCGGGATCTGCAGCAACAGTAAGGGTGCGTGGGGTAACTAGTTTCGGTGCCGGAAGTAATGATCCTTTGTGGGTTGTAGATGGAATTGTGGTGGATAATATTGCATGGCTTAACCAGTCTGATATAGAAAATATTGAAATTCTGAAAGATGGTGCATCAGCAGCAATTTACGGTGTTTCTGCTGCTAAAGGGGTTATTCTTGTAACGACCAAGAAAGGGAAGAAGGGAAAAATGAATTTAACCTATAACGGTTTTTACGGGGTGGGATCAGCTTCAAAAAAATTGGATCTTTTGAATGCCAGCCAGTATGGAACTATTATTAATGAAGCTCTAACCAATGCAGGAAAGGCCCCGCGTTTTACTAATCCTCAATCTTTTGGAGCTGGTACAGACTGGCAGGACATAGTTTTCAACACTGCTGAAAGAAAATCTCATGAATTCAGTATAAGTGGAGGTAATGACAGATCTACTTTTTATTCTTCTTTCGGATATTATGAACAGGATGGAATTGTTCTGAAAGATATTTCAAATTATAAAAGGATGAATGTAAGGCTGAATTCTACCCATAAAGTTTTTGATTTTCTTACCATTGGACAAACATTCTCCTATACTCATCAAAAGACAAAAGGAGTTAATGCGAATGACGAATTCGGAGGACCTTTAAGTTCGGCTATAAATTTAGATCCTGTAACACCAGTAGTGGTTACAGACCCTGCCTTATTGAATACAAGCCCATATAATAATGCAGGCATTTCTCCTTATTTGATTAGAGATGCCTTTGGAAATCCTTATGGAGTATCAACTATTGTAGAGAATGAGATGACAAACCCGCTGGCATTCAGGCAAACACAGCGTGGAAGATATAACTGGTCTGATGATTTCGTGGCAAATATATTTGCAGAGTTAAAGTTTTTACAACATTTTACTTTCAAAACTACCCTTAACGGAAAGCTATCTTATTGGGGAAAAGAGCAGTTTACCCCTAAATTTTATCTTAATACCAATTCAAGAAATACAGTATTCAATAGCTTTTTAAGAGAGAGCAATAGGAAGCTTGAATGGAATACGGAAAATACATTGACTTATCAGAATAAGTGGGGAAATCATAATTTAAGTGTATTAATCGGACAGGGAGCTTACTTTTATAATATAGGTTCCGGAAACAACACCACTTATATCAATCTGCCTGTGAATACCTGGGAAGACGCTTCCTTTAATTTTGATGTTCCGCAGGAGAACCGTTCAACATCAGCTTATGACGGAGTTGAAACTCATAAGGCCTCTTATTTTGCCAGAGTTATTTACGATTATGAAGATAAATACCTGTTTACCGGTACAATACGTAGAGACGGTTCTTCTAAATTTGCAAAAAACAGACATTGGGGAAACTTTCCAGCCTTCTCTTTGGGATGGAATATCTCCAACGAAAACTTCTGGCCGGAGAATAAGGTCGTTAATACCTTGAAATTCAGGGGAGGATATGGTGTTTTAGGTAATGATGCTATTGAAAACTTCAGGTTTGCCAATTTCCTTAAATCAGGAAGCAATTATACTTATGGTGATAATAATATCATTATCGGATATGCTCCAACTACTCTTGAAAACCCGGATCTTCGCTGGGAAGAGACTTCTCAGTTGAATATTGCTGCCGATTTGAAATTCTTAAATGATTTTACTTTGACAGTGGATTGGTTTAAGAAGAAAACAACGGATATTCTTCGCCAGGTGGATATTCCGGGATATGTAGGTGCTCCGGACAGACCTTGGAGAAATGTGGGGGATATGAACAATACTGGAGTTGAAGTTAATCTGGGATATAAAAAGACCTGGTCTGATTTCGGAATTTCAGTAAATGGTAATTTCTCCTATTTAAAGAATGAAGTAACAAGACTTGAAGATGATAAAATCTACGAAAACTTTGCATCTTTCCAGTCTATGGGACCGGTAACAAGATTCCAGGTGGGTTCACCTTATGGAGCTTTTTATGGATATCAGAATCTGGGTATCTTCCAGACACAGTCAGAAATTGATGCCTATAGAAATGCTAGTGGTGGCTTGATACAGCCTAATGCCAAGCCTGGTGATTTTAAAAGATTGGATGCAAATGGTGATGGTAGAATCAATCAGGATGATTATGAATATTTAGGAAGTTCTGTGCCTAAGTTTACCTATGGTTTAACATTAAATCTTAATTATAAGAATGTTGATTTGATGGTGTTTTTACAAGGACAGGGGGGGAATAAGATTTTCCAGGGTCTCAGAAGACTTGATCTGTTCTACAGCAATTATCAAACTACAATTCTTGATCGATGGACAGGACCTGGTACTTCAAATACGGTGGCAAGATTGGATGCTGACGACAAAAATGAGAATTACACCAAAATGTCTGACTATTATCTTCAAAAAGGGGATTTTATGAGAATTAAATTGGTTCAGCTGGGATATACCTTGCCGGGAGATATTTCAAAACGCTTTGGTGCAAGTAAAGTGAGATTTTATGTGACAGGAGAAAACCTGTTTACGTTTACAAAATATACAGGATATGATCCTGAGATTGCTGTAAACGATTCCTATGGAATAGATAGAGCCTATTATCCACAGGCCAGAACATTCATATTTGGTGCTAATATTCAATTCTAA
- a CDS encoding RagB/SusD family nutrient uptake outer membrane protein, translated as MKNRFYKAIVLIALTSGIGFSSVSCGDEFIEDVQNKGAFDSNNYFQNEEQSFSALVSVYDLLRKYSGGFENTVTFFNAASDDFYSGGGSPTDGTGIQSFSNYSIDQITVPKTYWNDFYQGIARANLLIQRIPDAKMNDQTRKRFIAEAKTLRALYYFELLKMFGNIPLILKPITATDDYYNIPQAEPQKVYEQIESDILESINDLPLSIAPTNKAEVGRISQGTARAILGKIYLYNNKKDLAAAQFAEVNGTPGQVSQYGYKLIANYDDLWRPDNKFTTESILEVMHTNKGNSDWGFWGQGKDEGNSICIMIGPRGYDRLKTTAPDIVSGWAFNTVTEDLYNFLKNDPRVNATILNAKQLTANGEIKYSPAHNDTGYFLNKYLPRRDEVSNLPGAPELNYSRNYIVIRLADTYLMEAEALNGSGARAQALLDAVRARVGLPSIPVTLQAVKDERRRELAGEGHRWFDLVRWGEAPSKLASRGFKPNKNELLPIPYNELLNTKIKQNPGY; from the coding sequence ATGAAAAATAGATTCTATAAAGCAATAGTACTGATCGCTCTTACATCAGGTATTGGATTCAGTTCCGTATCTTGTGGTGATGAGTTCATTGAAGATGTACAGAATAAAGGAGCTTTTGACTCCAATAACTACTTCCAGAATGAAGAACAATCTTTTAGTGCACTGGTATCAGTGTATGACCTTCTAAGAAAATATTCCGGTGGGTTTGAAAATACAGTAACTTTCTTTAACGCAGCTTCTGATGATTTCTATTCTGGGGGTGGAAGTCCTACAGACGGTACCGGGATACAAAGTTTTTCTAATTATTCTATTGATCAGATTACTGTTCCTAAAACCTATTGGAATGATTTCTATCAGGGAATTGCTAGAGCAAATCTTCTTATTCAGAGAATTCCAGATGCTAAAATGAATGATCAAACACGCAAGAGATTTATTGCTGAAGCTAAAACTTTGAGGGCTCTTTACTATTTTGAATTGCTGAAAATGTTTGGGAATATTCCACTAATTTTAAAACCTATTACAGCTACCGATGATTATTATAATATTCCTCAGGCAGAACCTCAGAAAGTATACGAGCAAATTGAATCAGATATTTTAGAATCCATTAATGATCTTCCACTATCTATTGCTCCTACTAACAAGGCTGAAGTAGGACGAATAAGCCAGGGGACAGCCAGAGCTATCTTAGGAAAAATTTATCTGTATAACAATAAAAAAGATCTTGCTGCAGCTCAATTTGCTGAAGTAAACGGAACGCCGGGACAAGTCAGTCAGTATGGATATAAATTAATTGCCAATTATGATGACCTGTGGAGACCGGACAATAAGTTCACCACAGAATCTATTCTGGAAGTAATGCATACCAATAAAGGAAATTCGGATTGGGGCTTCTGGGGTCAAGGGAAAGATGAAGGAAATTCTATCTGTATAATGATAGGACCAAGAGGATACGATAGATTAAAAACTACGGCGCCTGATATTGTTTCAGGATGGGCGTTTAATACTGTAACAGAAGATCTTTATAATTTCTTGAAGAACGATCCGAGAGTCAATGCCACTATCCTGAACGCAAAACAACTGACTGCAAACGGAGAGATTAAATATTCTCCTGCTCATAATGATACCGGTTATTTTTTGAATAAATATCTTCCTAGAAGAGATGAAGTTTCTAATCTTCCCGGAGCTCCGGAGTTAAACTACAGTAGGAATTACATCGTAATTAGGTTGGCAGACACTTACTTAATGGAAGCGGAAGCATTAAACGGCTCAGGTGCGAGAGCTCAAGCTCTATTGGATGCAGTAAGAGCAAGAGTTGGACTTCCTTCAATACCGGTAACACTACAAGCTGTTAAAGATGAACGCAGACGTGAATTAGCCGGTGAAGGACACCGATGGTTTGATCTTGTAAGATGGGGAGAAGCACCTTCCAAATTAGCATCAAGAGGATTTAAGCCTAATAAGAATGAGCTTTTACCAATTCCTTATAATGAACTTCTTAATACGAAGATCAAGCAAAATCCCGGTTACTAA
- a CDS encoding glycoside hydrolase family 30 protein, with amino-acid sequence MKFHNLYSFFRGAALLSGVALFSLSCVSNVSSKGNEIQYWLTKGDESAKLQQQPPVKFVNNTNSFQNIEIDDTQKFQYIDGFGYTLTGGSGEVINRLSSSKKKALLNELFGNDKNSVSISYLRLSIGASDLDGEVFSYDDLPEGQTDVSLSKFSLAKNKDLIVMLKEILAINPKIKIIATPWSAPVWMKDNGKSKGGSLKPEFYEAYARYFVKYIHEMRKEGITIDAVTPQNEPLHPGNNPSMYMPSDKQRDFIKGYLGPVFRKNNIKTKIVVYDHNCNKPEYALDILKDPDANQYIDGSAFHLYEGDISALSTVHDAFPDKNLYFTEQWTGSKGTFSEDLNWHMKNVIIGSMRNWSKTALEWNLANDAEYGPHTDGGCTECKGAITVSDSENFTRNVGYYIVAHASKFIPAGSRRIASTQTRYLSTAAFRTPAGKTVLIVQNDNKGIENFNIKFAGKIATVNIPGQSAATYIF; translated from the coding sequence ATGAAGTTTCACAACTTATATAGTTTCTTTAGAGGTGCCGCACTACTTAGTGGTGTGGCCCTTTTTTCTTTATCTTGTGTGTCTAATGTTTCCAGTAAAGGAAATGAAATACAGTACTGGCTTACAAAAGGAGATGAAAGTGCAAAATTACAGCAGCAGCCCCCAGTTAAATTTGTAAATAATACCAACAGCTTTCAGAATATTGAAATTGATGATACCCAAAAGTTTCAATATATTGATGGTTTCGGATATACGTTGACAGGAGGAAGTGGTGAGGTAATCAATCGTTTATCCTCATCAAAAAAGAAAGCATTATTGAATGAGCTTTTTGGGAATGATAAAAATTCTGTTTCTATCAGTTACCTGAGATTAAGCATTGGAGCTTCAGACCTTGATGGTGAAGTTTTTTCCTATGATGATCTTCCGGAAGGACAGACTGATGTTTCGCTTTCCAAATTCAGTTTAGCAAAAAATAAGGACCTTATTGTAATGCTGAAGGAAATTTTAGCCATCAATCCTAAGATAAAGATTATTGCAACACCGTGGTCTGCTCCCGTTTGGATGAAAGATAACGGAAAGTCGAAAGGGGGAAGTTTAAAACCTGAATTTTACGAGGCTTACGCCCGTTATTTTGTGAAATACATCCATGAAATGCGGAAGGAAGGGATCACTATTGACGCTGTTACCCCTCAAAATGAACCTTTACATCCGGGTAATAACCCAAGTATGTATATGCCGTCTGACAAACAGAGAGATTTTATTAAAGGCTATCTGGGACCTGTTTTTAGAAAGAACAATATCAAAACAAAGATTGTTGTATACGATCACAATTGCAACAAACCGGAATATGCCCTTGATATTCTGAAAGACCCGGATGCTAATCAGTATATTGACGGATCTGCTTTTCACTTGTATGAAGGTGATATATCAGCATTAAGTACAGTTCATGATGCTTTTCCCGATAAGAATTTATATTTCACCGAACAATGGACAGGTTCAAAAGGAACTTTCAGCGAAGACCTGAACTGGCATATGAAGAATGTGATCATCGGATCCATGAGGAACTGGAGTAAAACAGCTCTGGAATGGAATCTTGCCAATGATGCAGAATATGGTCCCCATACAGACGGCGGATGTACAGAATGTAAAGGAGCTATTACCGTTTCTGACAGTGAAAACTTTACCAGAAATGTAGGTTATTATATTGTGGCACATGCCTCTAAGTTTATACCGGCAGGTTCCCGGCGTATTGCTTCTACCCAGACCCGATATTTATCAACAGCAGCATTTAGAACTCCGGCAGGGAAAACAGTGCTGATTGTTCAGAATGATAATAAAGGCATTGAAAATTTTAATATTAAATTTGCCGGAAAGATCGCTACAGTGAACATTCCTGGGCAATCTGCCGCAACTTATATTTTTTAA